Proteins co-encoded in one Opitutus terrae PB90-1 genomic window:
- a CDS encoding AIR synthase-related protein, whose protein sequence is MSLSYESSGVRYDQLDAFKRACQKAARATAQVLHGHGYAEPATTRGESAYLMEAADHFLAHVEEGLGTKNLVADAVYAATGKCFYREVAIDTVATIVNDLITCGALPISVAMHAAVGDSGWFADEKRTNALVEGFAEGCRTAGAVWGGGETPTLGGVVEPEAIVLAGSAIGKIAPKSLRITGDVKAGDTIVFLASSGVQTNGLTLCRRLAAQLPQGYQTPVGFGDPRSYGEALLAPSVIYVAFVRECQRRGLKLNYVAHVTGHGWRKLMRLDEPFVYEITNVRTPPAVFRFLEQAGPISRREMYATFNQGVGFAAYVSPEKADAVVAAARESGYDAWLAGTVRKEGARKAVVVPSLGLTFEGDTLQVR, encoded by the coding sequence ATGTCCCTCTCCTACGAATCCTCCGGCGTTCGTTATGACCAGCTCGATGCGTTCAAGCGCGCGTGCCAGAAAGCGGCGCGCGCCACCGCGCAGGTGCTGCACGGCCACGGCTACGCGGAACCCGCCACCACGCGGGGCGAGAGCGCGTATCTGATGGAGGCGGCCGACCATTTCCTGGCCCACGTCGAGGAAGGGCTCGGCACGAAAAATCTCGTCGCCGACGCGGTGTATGCGGCGACCGGCAAATGCTTCTATCGCGAGGTCGCCATCGACACCGTGGCCACGATTGTGAACGACCTGATCACGTGCGGCGCGCTGCCAATTTCGGTGGCCATGCACGCGGCGGTGGGCGACTCGGGGTGGTTTGCGGACGAAAAGCGTACGAACGCGCTGGTGGAGGGTTTTGCGGAAGGCTGCCGAACGGCCGGCGCGGTCTGGGGCGGCGGCGAAACGCCGACGCTCGGCGGCGTGGTCGAACCCGAGGCGATTGTGCTCGCGGGTTCGGCGATCGGAAAGATTGCGCCGAAGAGCCTGCGCATCACCGGCGACGTGAAGGCCGGCGACACGATTGTTTTTCTCGCGAGCTCGGGCGTGCAGACCAACGGGCTGACGCTCTGCCGCCGGCTGGCGGCGCAGTTGCCGCAGGGCTACCAGACGCCGGTTGGGTTCGGTGACCCGCGCAGCTACGGCGAGGCGCTGCTCGCGCCGTCGGTGATCTACGTCGCGTTCGTACGCGAATGTCAGCGGCGCGGACTGAAGCTCAACTACGTCGCCCACGTGACGGGACACGGCTGGCGCAAGCTGATGCGACTGGACGAGCCCTTCGTCTACGAGATCACGAACGTGCGCACGCCGCCCGCGGTGTTTCGGTTTCTCGAGCAGGCCGGGCCGATTTCGCGCCGGGAAATGTATGCGACGTTCAACCAGGGCGTCGGATTCGCGGCGTATGTGTCACCGGAAAAAGCGGACGCCGTCGTCGCGGCGGCGCGCGAGTCCGGTTACGACGCGTGGCTCGCGGGCACCGTGCGCAAGGAGGGGGCGCGCAAGGCGGTCGTGGTGCCGTCGCTCGGGCTCACGTTCGAGGGCGACACGCTGCAGGTGCGGTAG
- a CDS encoding amidophosphoribosyltransferase produces MSEQIGHECGIALVRLLKPLAYFQEKYGSPLWGFEKLFLLMEKQHNRGQDGAGVACVKFDMPAGEPYMFRERNTQPNPLDRVIGSVLERYRDLVKAGTVHPEFPDTVKQHFDFGAELYLGHLRYGTSGGYGVSACHPYFRRSSWPTRNLALCGNFNMTNTKELNDSLIAIGQHPIFASDTQAVLEKIGFFLDEEHEDIYRFLRTRELSGQELSRKISEDLDLTRVITRASQKWDGGYAIAGLIGNGDAFVARDPSGIRPLFYFQNDEVVAFASERAPLMTVFDLVLEQVKEVQPGHVVVVKKRGTVSSNPFTAPLPRTSCTFERIYFSRGNDFDIYKERKALGAQLVEQVVKAVNSDWAHTVFSFIPNTAEVAYYGMLSALRQRRRGEVKAAILQASKDGTLTDALLDELIMRNWPKGEKVVSKDIKLRTFIGQEGLRNQLASHVYDITYGSVQPGDYLVCIDDSIVRGTTLRKSILRILARLQPRKIVIVSTAPQIRYPDCYGIDMSEIGKFIAFEAAVALLRRRGQTGLLEEVYALCREEVGRRGTTNHVRRIYEPFTPEEISAEISEMVRPQGIEWKGEIEIIFQTIENLHAAVPTATGDWYFTGRYPTPGGYRVVNQAYVNYYDKHEGRAY; encoded by the coding sequence ATGAGCGAACAGATCGGCCACGAATGCGGAATCGCGCTCGTGCGGTTGCTTAAGCCGCTGGCCTACTTCCAGGAGAAATACGGCAGCCCGCTGTGGGGATTTGAAAAACTCTTCCTGTTGATGGAAAAGCAGCACAACCGCGGCCAGGATGGCGCGGGCGTCGCGTGCGTGAAGTTCGACATGCCGGCGGGGGAACCCTACATGTTTCGCGAGCGCAACACGCAGCCGAATCCGCTGGATCGCGTGATCGGCTCCGTGCTTGAACGGTATCGCGACCTGGTGAAGGCGGGCACCGTGCACCCGGAGTTCCCGGACACGGTGAAGCAGCACTTCGATTTCGGCGCGGAGCTCTACCTCGGGCACCTGCGCTACGGCACCTCGGGCGGCTACGGCGTGAGCGCCTGCCATCCCTATTTCCGGCGAAGTTCCTGGCCGACGCGCAATCTCGCGCTGTGCGGGAATTTCAACATGACCAACACGAAGGAGCTGAACGACAGCCTCATCGCGATCGGTCAGCACCCCATCTTCGCCTCGGACACGCAGGCCGTGCTGGAAAAAATCGGGTTCTTCCTCGATGAGGAGCACGAGGACATCTACCGGTTCCTGCGCACGCGCGAGCTCTCCGGTCAGGAATTATCGCGGAAGATCAGCGAGGACCTCGACCTCACGCGCGTGATCACGCGCGCCTCGCAGAAGTGGGATGGCGGTTACGCGATCGCGGGCTTGATCGGCAACGGTGATGCGTTCGTCGCGCGCGACCCGTCGGGCATCCGGCCGCTTTTCTATTTTCAGAACGACGAAGTGGTGGCGTTCGCGAGCGAGCGAGCGCCGTTGATGACGGTGTTCGATCTCGTGCTGGAACAGGTGAAGGAAGTGCAACCGGGCCACGTCGTCGTGGTAAAAAAGCGGGGGACGGTGAGCTCGAATCCGTTCACCGCGCCGCTGCCGCGGACCTCGTGCACGTTCGAGCGGATTTATTTTTCGCGCGGCAACGATTTCGACATCTACAAGGAGCGGAAGGCGCTGGGCGCGCAGCTCGTCGAGCAGGTGGTGAAGGCGGTGAACAGCGACTGGGCGCATACCGTGTTCAGTTTCATCCCGAACACCGCCGAGGTGGCCTATTACGGCATGCTGTCCGCGCTGCGGCAGCGGCGTCGCGGAGAGGTCAAGGCGGCGATCCTGCAGGCGAGCAAGGACGGCACGTTGACGGATGCGTTGCTCGACGAGCTGATCATGCGCAACTGGCCGAAGGGCGAGAAGGTGGTCAGCAAGGACATCAAGCTGCGCACGTTCATCGGGCAGGAAGGCCTGCGAAACCAGCTGGCGAGTCACGTCTACGATATCACCTACGGTTCGGTGCAGCCGGGCGATTATCTGGTGTGCATCGACGATTCGATCGTTCGCGGCACGACGCTGCGGAAGTCGATCCTGCGGATCCTCGCGCGGCTGCAACCCCGCAAGATCGTGATCGTGTCCACGGCGCCGCAGATCCGCTATCCCGACTGCTACGGCATCGACATGTCGGAGATCGGCAAATTCATCGCGTTCGAGGCGGCGGTGGCGCTGCTGCGGCGGCGCGGGCAAACCGGGCTGCTCGAGGAAGTCTACGCACTCTGTCGCGAGGAGGTCGGCCGGCGCGGCACGACGAATCATGTCCGGAGGATCTACGAACCCTTCACGCCCGAGGAGATCTCCGCGGAGATCTCCGAGATGGTGCGGCCGCAGGGGATCGAGTGGAAGGGTGAGATCGAGATCATCTTCCAGACGATCGAAAACCTGCACGCGGCGGTGCCGACGGCGACGGGCGACTGGTATTTCACGGGCCGGTATCCGACGCCCGGTGGCTATCGCGTGGTGAACCAGGCCTACGTGAATTATTACGACAAGCACGAGGGCCGGGCGTATTGA
- the purL gene encoding phosphoribosylformylglycinamidine synthase: MLTLRGSPALSQFRLQKLLDDLKSAGVPVRAVSSEYLHLVELVPGAADLTDPECHVLERLLTYGPNRATSSVSGMLQIVAPRPGTISPWSSKATDIAHICGLTKIKRIERAVAYTVALDNAALQPPLHVLPAAILETLRARLHDRMTQSVFADRDALAVLFSHEQPRPMTTVPILAQGRAALVAANTSLGLALADDEIDYLVKAFTGLGRDPNDIELMMFAQANSEHCRHKIFNATWDIDGEKRDRSLFQMIKNTYELHRDGILSAYKDNAAVIEGSLGKRYFVDPTTNDYVTREEDIHILCKVETHNHPTAISPFPGAATGSGGEIRDEGATGRGGRPKAGLTGFTVSNLKLPGAVQPWEKENGKPERIVSALDIMIDGPLGGAAFNNEFGRPNINGYFRTYEQEVPAASPEPSVQSPEPSPSSHLPSSLTLARSSEELTGSGSQLSALSSQLRATEWRGYHKPIMLAGGLGNIRAEHVRKGEIKPGDKLVVLGGPAMLIGLGGGAASSMASGHGSEDLDFASVQRDNAEMERRCQEVIDRCWALGAENPIAFIHDVGAGGLSNALPELVNDGGRGGRFDLRKIPNDEPGMTPLEIWCNESQERYVLAVPAGRIDTFKQLCERERCPFAIVGEATEEKRLVLEDPHFANKPIDLPLEILLGKPPRMHRTDRSLSRSLSPVKLDGVSMAEAVRRVLAHPTVADKTFLISIGDRTVGGLICRDQMVGPWQVPVADCGVTAATYDSYAGEALAMGERTPVAVNNAAASARLAVAEALTNLAAAQVGELGRVILSANWMAAPAVPGDGADLYAAVQAVGLELCPALGITIPVGKDSMSMSTVWKDGSAQKRITAPVSLIVSAFAPVTDIRLSLTPQLQVHVAGVADPGTGLSEAGYKSSQLSALSSQLLLIDLGRGKNRLGGSILAQTLSQTGAEPPDVDSPADLKAFWNAIQQLGREQKLLAYHDRSDGGLLATIVEMAFAGHTGVDLDLSELAPKGAAPGDATPSSRPASGVAAPVGVAGVADPGTGLNEPGYNRAFAALFAEELGAVIQVRTTDLDAVLAVLRTHGLDACTHRIGTLNADHAIRISQNNEVLFDENLFALRAIWSDVTRRIAQLRDNPACAEQEYQLKLDPKNPGIRPVVNFAVGPVTGRPAGKEQVSTSKSQGSSQVLATSHLPLVTSRNQPAVAILREQGVNSQNEMANAFARAGFRAVDVHMTDLLSGRVSLRDFRGLAACGGFSYGDVLGAGEGWAKSVLFNSRARAEFAAFFAREDTFALGSCNGCQMMSNLHEIIPGAELWPHFVQNKSERYEARFASLKIEKSPSILFAGMEGSVVPIAVAHGEGYAEFTDAAAAQRCSASGLVAARFVDNHHQPTELYPLNPNGSPLGMTAFTTTTGRVTILMPHPERVYRTVQMSWHPADWGEDSPWMQLFYNARAWVG; this comes from the coding sequence ATGTTGACGCTCCGCGGCTCGCCAGCCCTCTCCCAGTTCCGCCTCCAAAAACTGCTCGATGACCTGAAATCGGCCGGCGTGCCGGTCCGCGCTGTCAGCTCCGAGTATCTCCATCTGGTCGAATTGGTTCCCGGCGCCGCCGACCTGACCGATCCCGAGTGCCACGTACTCGAACGGCTGCTGACCTATGGTCCCAACCGCGCGACTTCCTCCGTTAGCGGTATGCTTCAGATCGTCGCGCCCCGCCCCGGCACGATCTCGCCGTGGTCCTCCAAGGCCACGGACATCGCCCACATTTGCGGGCTTACGAAAATCAAGCGGATCGAGCGCGCCGTCGCCTACACCGTCGCGCTCGACAACGCCGCACTGCAGCCACCGCTGCATGTCCTGCCCGCGGCGATCCTCGAAACGCTTCGCGCGCGGTTGCACGACCGTATGACGCAGTCCGTCTTCGCGGACCGCGATGCGCTGGCGGTGCTGTTCAGCCACGAGCAGCCGCGACCGATGACCACGGTGCCGATCCTCGCCCAGGGCCGTGCCGCTCTGGTCGCCGCCAACACCTCGCTTGGACTCGCGCTCGCCGACGACGAAATCGATTACCTCGTCAAGGCGTTCACCGGTCTCGGCCGCGACCCAAACGACATCGAGCTGATGATGTTCGCGCAGGCGAACTCCGAGCACTGCCGGCACAAGATCTTCAACGCCACGTGGGACATCGACGGTGAAAAACGCGACCGCTCGCTGTTCCAGATGATCAAGAACACCTACGAGCTGCACCGCGACGGCATCCTGTCCGCCTACAAGGACAATGCCGCGGTGATCGAGGGCTCGTTGGGGAAACGGTATTTCGTCGACCCGACAACCAACGACTACGTCACTCGCGAGGAAGACATCCACATTCTCTGCAAGGTGGAGACGCACAACCACCCGACCGCGATCTCGCCGTTTCCGGGCGCCGCCACGGGCTCCGGCGGCGAGATTCGCGACGAAGGTGCCACCGGCCGCGGCGGCCGGCCCAAGGCCGGACTCACCGGCTTCACGGTTTCGAACCTGAAGCTGCCCGGCGCCGTGCAGCCGTGGGAAAAGGAGAACGGCAAACCCGAGCGGATTGTCTCCGCGTTGGACATCATGATCGACGGCCCGCTCGGCGGCGCCGCGTTCAACAACGAGTTCGGTCGACCGAACATCAACGGCTATTTCCGGACGTATGAACAAGAGGTGCCTGCGGCGAGCCCAGAGCCCAGTGTCCAGAGCCCAGAGCCAAGCCCCAGCTCGCATTTACCCAGTTCTCTCACCCTCGCCCGCAGCTCGGAAGAACTGACAGGTTCCGGCTCTCAACTCTCAGCTCTCAGCTCTCAACTCCGCGCCACGGAGTGGCGCGGCTACCACAAACCTATCATGCTGGCGGGGGGCCTCGGCAACATCCGTGCCGAGCACGTGCGCAAGGGCGAGATCAAGCCTGGCGACAAACTCGTCGTCCTCGGCGGACCGGCCATGCTCATCGGGCTCGGCGGTGGCGCGGCCAGCTCGATGGCCAGCGGTCACGGCAGCGAGGACCTCGATTTCGCCAGCGTGCAGCGCGACAACGCCGAGATGGAGCGCCGTTGCCAGGAGGTCATCGATCGCTGCTGGGCGCTCGGCGCCGAAAACCCCATCGCGTTCATCCACGACGTCGGCGCCGGCGGGCTGTCCAACGCGCTGCCCGAGCTCGTCAACGACGGCGGCCGCGGCGGGCGTTTCGATCTGCGCAAAATCCCGAACGACGAGCCCGGCATGACGCCGCTCGAGATCTGGTGCAATGAATCCCAGGAGCGCTACGTCCTCGCCGTTCCTGCCGGACGCATCGACACGTTCAAGCAGCTCTGCGAGCGCGAGCGTTGCCCGTTCGCGATCGTCGGCGAAGCCACCGAGGAAAAGCGGCTCGTCCTCGAGGATCCCCACTTCGCCAACAAGCCGATCGATCTCCCGCTCGAAATCCTGCTCGGCAAGCCGCCGCGGATGCACCGCACGGATCGTTCTCTTTCGCGTTCTCTTTCTCCGGTGAAGCTCGACGGGGTGTCGATGGCGGAGGCCGTCCGCCGCGTGCTCGCGCATCCGACGGTGGCCGACAAGACGTTCCTCATCTCCATTGGCGATCGTACCGTCGGCGGATTGATCTGCCGCGACCAGATGGTCGGACCGTGGCAGGTGCCCGTCGCCGACTGCGGCGTGACCGCCGCCACCTATGACAGCTATGCCGGCGAGGCGCTCGCGATGGGCGAACGCACCCCGGTCGCGGTGAACAACGCCGCCGCTTCCGCCCGACTTGCCGTCGCGGAAGCGCTGACGAATCTCGCGGCGGCCCAGGTCGGCGAACTCGGTCGCGTGATTCTTTCCGCCAACTGGATGGCCGCGCCCGCGGTGCCTGGCGACGGCGCCGATCTCTACGCCGCCGTGCAGGCGGTCGGGCTCGAGCTTTGCCCTGCGCTCGGGATCACGATTCCCGTCGGCAAGGACTCGATGAGCATGAGCACCGTCTGGAAGGACGGTTCTGCGCAAAAGCGGATCACCGCGCCCGTGTCGTTGATCGTCTCCGCCTTTGCACCGGTCACCGACATCCGGCTCTCGCTCACCCCGCAGCTTCAGGTTCATGTAGCCGGGGTCGCTGACCCCGGCACCGGCCTCAGCGAGGCCGGCTACAAGAGCTCTCAGCTCTCAGCGCTCAGCTCTCAGCTTCTTCTGATCGACCTTGGCCGCGGCAAGAACCGGCTCGGCGGCTCGATCCTCGCGCAAACGCTTTCGCAGACCGGCGCCGAGCCGCCCGATGTCGATAGTCCGGCCGACCTAAAAGCATTCTGGAACGCGATCCAGCAACTCGGCCGCGAACAAAAGCTCCTCGCCTACCACGACCGCAGCGACGGCGGGCTCCTCGCCACGATCGTCGAGATGGCCTTCGCCGGCCACACCGGTGTCGATCTCGATCTTTCGGAATTGGCCCCAAAAGGTGCTGCCCCTGGGGACGCGACGCCCTCGTCGCGTCCCGCCTCGGGCGTAGCCGCGCCGGTTGGTGTAGCCGGGGTCGCTGACCCCGGCACCGGGCTCAACGAGCCCGGCTACAACCGCGCCTTCGCCGCCTTGTTCGCCGAAGAGCTCGGCGCCGTCATCCAGGTTCGCACCACCGATCTTGACGCGGTCCTCGCCGTGTTGCGGACGCACGGGCTCGACGCCTGCACGCATCGGATCGGCACGCTCAACGCCGACCACGCCATCCGCATTAGTCAGAACAACGAGGTGCTGTTCGACGAAAACCTGTTCGCGTTGCGTGCCATTTGGTCCGACGTCACGCGCCGGATCGCGCAGCTCCGCGACAACCCCGCGTGCGCCGAACAGGAGTATCAGCTCAAGCTCGACCCGAAAAACCCCGGCATCCGGCCGGTGGTGAATTTTGCAGTCGGCCCGGTGACCGGGCGACCGGCCGGCAAGGAACAAGTATCAACTAGCAAGTCCCAAGGCTCGAGCCAGGTTCTTGCTACTTCCCACTTGCCACTTGTCACTTCGCGTAACCAGCCGGCGGTCGCCATCCTCCGCGAGCAGGGCGTCAATTCGCAGAACGAGATGGCCAACGCCTTCGCGCGCGCCGGATTCCGCGCCGTCGATGTCCACATGACGGACCTCCTCAGCGGACGCGTGTCCCTTCGCGATTTCCGCGGCCTCGCCGCGTGCGGCGGGTTCAGCTACGGCGACGTGCTCGGCGCCGGCGAGGGCTGGGCCAAGAGCGTGCTCTTCAATTCCCGCGCGCGTGCCGAATTCGCCGCATTCTTCGCCCGCGAGGACACGTTCGCCCTCGGCTCGTGCAACGGCTGCCAGATGATGAGCAACCTCCACGAGATCATCCCCGGCGCCGAACTGTGGCCGCACTTCGTGCAGAACAAGTCCGAACGCTACGAGGCGCGGTTCGCATCACTGAAGATCGAGAAAAGCCCGAGCATTCTCTTCGCCGGCATGGAGGGATCCGTGGTGCCAATCGCCGTCGCGCACGGCGAGGGTTACGCCGAGTTCACGGACGCCGCCGCCGCGCAGCGCTGCAGCGCCTCCGGCCTCGTCGCCGCGCGGTTCGTCGACAATCACCACCAGCCGACCGAGCTATATCCGCTCAACCCGAACGGCTCGCCGCTCGGCATGACCGCGTTCACCACCACCACCGGCCGGGTCACGATCCTGATGCCGCACCCCGAGCGCGTCTATCGCACCGTGCAGATGAGCTGGCACCCCGCCGATTGGGGCGAGGACTCGCCCTGGATGCAGCTCTTCTACAACGCGCGCGCCTGGGTCGGCTGA
- a CDS encoding DMT family transporter, with the protein MSVDRSSAAPPAPDRSHLAGITLAVSGVLCFACMDTCAKWLNRTLPPAETVAIRYLGSFFFVLLLVKPWQKPAVMRTHRLGLQCARSCCLVLGTLCSFTALRYLPLTQVTSITFSAPLIVALLAGPLLGERIGPRRAVAVCVGFAGVLVATRPTPGGLHPAALLCLGNAITSAFYYIFTRRLAAHDQPETTLFYTSFVGSLVCLPMLPFVWVMPATWGAWLALLVLGALGALAHWLLILAHKRTPASVLAPFFYAQLIGAAGLAWLAFGEIPTGWTILGGSIVLSSGLYLVYRERVRQKFPSSDVAL; encoded by the coding sequence ATGTCTGTCGACCGTTCATCTGCTGCGCCACCCGCGCCCGATCGCTCCCATCTGGCGGGCATTACCCTCGCGGTGTCGGGCGTGCTGTGTTTCGCGTGCATGGACACCTGCGCGAAATGGCTTAACCGCACGCTGCCTCCGGCCGAGACGGTCGCGATCCGCTACCTCGGAAGTTTCTTCTTCGTGCTCCTGCTGGTGAAGCCTTGGCAAAAGCCGGCCGTGATGCGCACGCACCGGCTCGGGCTGCAATGCGCCCGCTCGTGCTGCCTCGTGCTCGGCACCCTGTGCTCGTTCACCGCACTGCGCTACCTGCCGCTCACGCAGGTGACATCCATCACGTTTTCCGCGCCGTTGATCGTCGCGCTGCTGGCGGGCCCGCTCCTCGGCGAACGCATCGGGCCCCGCCGCGCGGTGGCGGTCTGCGTCGGTTTCGCCGGCGTTCTCGTCGCCACGCGTCCCACGCCCGGCGGGCTCCATCCGGCCGCCCTGCTCTGCCTCGGCAACGCGATCACGAGCGCGTTCTACTACATTTTCACGAGGCGGCTCGCCGCACACGACCAGCCCGAGACGACGCTGTTCTACACGAGCTTCGTCGGCTCGCTCGTCTGCCTTCCAATGCTGCCGTTCGTGTGGGTCATGCCGGCGACCTGGGGAGCCTGGCTCGCGCTGCTCGTGCTGGGCGCGCTCGGCGCGCTCGCCCACTGGCTGCTGATTCTCGCGCACAAGCGGACGCCCGCGTCCGTCCTCGCGCCGTTTTTCTACGCGCAGCTGATCGGCGCGGCAGGCCTCGCCTGGCTCGCGTTCGGCGAGATTCCCACCGGCTGGACGATCCTCGGCGGCTCGATCGTGCTCTCGTCCGGACTCTACCTAGTCTATCGCGAACGCGTCCGCCAAAAGTTTCCCAGCTCGGACGTCGCGCTGTGA
- a CDS encoding glycoside hydrolase family 26 protein, producing the protein MSLLRFACLPLLAALCATPTFAARALPVTPDASPEARALLELLYDLSGRHTLTGQHNYPNIKDRNSRFAAQHIGKMPAVFSTDFGHAVAGNSDSYLARPDIVQECIRQHQLGALVTICWHAVPPTADEPVTFRPLPGSDPKALKSVQGQLLDEQFRDVLTPGTALHTKWAAQVDAIAVFLKQLEAAHVPVLWRPYHEMNGGWFWWGGRTGEYSTERLYRQIFDRLVNHHQLKNLVWVWSMDRVSKPGMEHEKFFPGIDYVDVLGLDVYGNDFAQSYYESLEKLSQGKPLALAEVGNPPALEILDRQPKWTFYVTWAGMVRNTSRKAYATLMADPRILNLDDAAYTDVTRAYRDACALPPVHVAPLPADFSGEWVIDEERSEFGRMGAAFAPARLQVTQRGNDFLVKTTRILEHADDQVTEEKLTLDGAEVKSEFMGGPRITTARLSDDGRELHLESTFSLPWTPPGTRTVVRETWSLVDGGARLSLRRVAPTPAGEQTTVYVFDRR; encoded by the coding sequence ATGTCGCTGCTCCGCTTCGCTTGCCTCCCGCTTCTGGCCGCGCTCTGCGCAACGCCGACCTTCGCCGCGCGCGCCTTGCCTGTCACGCCCGACGCCTCTCCGGAAGCGCGCGCGCTGCTCGAGTTGCTCTACGATCTCTCGGGCCGGCATACGCTCACGGGCCAGCACAACTATCCCAACATCAAGGACCGCAACAGCCGGTTCGCCGCGCAGCACATCGGCAAGATGCCCGCGGTGTTCAGCACCGATTTCGGTCACGCGGTGGCCGGCAATTCTGATTCCTACCTCGCGCGGCCGGACATCGTGCAGGAGTGCATCCGTCAGCACCAGCTCGGTGCGCTGGTGACGATCTGCTGGCATGCCGTGCCGCCGACGGCCGATGAACCGGTGACCTTCCGCCCACTTCCCGGCAGCGACCCCAAGGCGCTGAAGAGCGTGCAGGGCCAGCTCCTCGACGAGCAGTTCCGCGACGTGCTCACGCCCGGCACCGCGCTGCACACGAAATGGGCGGCCCAGGTTGACGCGATCGCGGTGTTCCTCAAACAGCTCGAAGCCGCGCACGTGCCCGTGCTCTGGCGCCCCTATCACGAGATGAACGGCGGCTGGTTCTGGTGGGGCGGCCGCACCGGCGAATACAGCACCGAGCGACTCTACCGCCAGATCTTCGACCGGCTGGTGAACCACCATCAGCTCAAGAATCTGGTTTGGGTCTGGAGCATGGACCGCGTCAGCAAGCCAGGCATGGAACACGAGAAATTCTTCCCGGGCATCGATTACGTCGACGTGCTCGGGCTCGACGTCTACGGCAACGATTTCGCTCAGTCCTACTACGAAAGCCTGGAAAAACTTTCGCAGGGCAAGCCGCTCGCACTCGCGGAGGTCGGCAATCCGCCGGCGCTCGAGATCCTCGACCGGCAGCCAAAGTGGACGTTCTACGTCACGTGGGCCGGCATGGTCCGCAACACCTCGCGCAAGGCCTACGCCACGCTGATGGCCGATCCACGGATCTTGAATCTCGATGACGCGGCCTACACCGACGTGACGCGCGCGTATCGCGACGCGTGCGCGCTGCCGCCGGTGCACGTCGCCCCGCTGCCCGCGGATTTTTCCGGTGAATGGGTGATCGACGAGGAACGGAGCGAATTCGGCCGGATGGGCGCCGCGTTTGCACCAGCCCGGCTGCAGGTCACGCAACGCGGCAACGATTTCCTCGTGAAAACAACGCGGATCCTCGAGCACGCCGACGATCAGGTGACCGAGGAGAAGCTCACGCTCGATGGGGCCGAAGTGAAATCGGAGTTCATGGGCGGGCCGCGGATCACCACCGCGCGGCTCTCGGACGATGGCCGCGAGCTGCACCTGGAATCCACGTTCAGCCTGCCGTGGACGCCGCCCGGCACGAGGACCGTGGTGAGGGAAACCTGGAGCCTAGTCGACGGCGGAGCCCGCCTTTCGCTCCGTCGTGTCGCGCCCACACCCGCCGGCGAGCAAACGACGGTCTACGTCTTCGACCGCCGGTGA
- a CDS encoding YceH family protein, protein MAESTTPEVVAYPAGDEPLPVLSEVEVRVLGALVEKQLTTPEYYPLTLNALVNACNQTSSRDPIVSYDEATVTRGLDGLRDKKLAYVFAGAESRVVKFGHKFAERFELGRAEVAVLCVLLLRGPQTPGELRSRTGRMHAFESLPDLEQTIAALAAKQPHPLVTRLPRQTGFKEVRVTHLLGGSVSVSSAEPAPEPPPVDRTMQLDQDVAALRQELAELREQFAAFRKQFE, encoded by the coding sequence ATGGCCGAATCCACCACGCCCGAAGTCGTCGCCTATCCAGCGGGTGACGAGCCGCTGCCGGTCTTGAGCGAAGTCGAGGTCCGCGTGCTCGGCGCGTTGGTCGAGAAACAGCTCACCACACCGGAGTATTACCCGCTCACGCTGAACGCGCTCGTCAACGCCTGTAATCAAACTTCCAGCCGCGATCCCATCGTTTCCTACGACGAGGCGACGGTCACGCGCGGGCTCGACGGACTGCGCGACAAGAAACTCGCCTATGTGTTTGCGGGCGCCGAGAGCCGGGTAGTGAAGTTCGGCCACAAGTTCGCCGAGCGGTTCGAACTCGGCCGCGCCGAAGTCGCGGTGCTCTGCGTGCTGCTGCTGCGCGGTCCGCAGACCCCGGGCGAACTCCGCAGCCGCACCGGCCGGATGCATGCATTCGAGTCGCTGCCGGATCTCGAGCAGACGATCGCCGCGCTCGCCGCCAAGCAGCCGCACCCGCTCGTCACGCGACTCCCCCGCCAGACTGGGTTCAAGGAGGTGCGCGTTACCCACCTGCTCGGCGGTTCGGTTTCAGTTTCGTCCGCCGAGCCCGCACCCGAGCCGCCGCCCGTAGATCGAACCATGCAGCTCGACCAGGATGTCGCCGCATTGCGGCAGGAACTCGCCGAGCTCCGAGAGCAGTTCGCTGCGTTTCGAAAGCAGTTCGAATAG